Proteins encoded within one genomic window of Hevea brasiliensis isolate MT/VB/25A 57/8 chromosome 8, ASM3005281v1, whole genome shotgun sequence:
- the LOC131182227 gene encoding anthocyanidin 3-O-glucosyltransferase 2-like has product MKKVQLVFIPWPDIGHLVSEVEAAKLLLTHHQELSITVLILNHSSVNPKVHNYIESQQASLSTISNRLRIIDLPKGETDFSFVERQKPHVKEAVLKITHSESNIESPQLAGFVIDMLCTPIIDVANEFGVPSYIFFPSSAASLGLLHYVQKIHDEEKFDPNEFKDSDATLPVPSLVNPFPAKVMPFAILSREFPFLLNNARRFRETKGIMVNTFLELESHAIESFKMLPVYPVGPILHLGSDGTNAHQEIMQWLDDQPPSSVVFLCFGRMGSFDEDQVKEIACALEHSGHRFLWSLRRSPCPGILASTCDYEDPQEVLPEGFLDRMAGVGKVTGWSPQAAVLAHPAIGGFVSHCGWNSVLESIWFGVPIAAWPMYGEQQFNAFEMVMELGLAVEIKMDYRNDSGIIVNCDEIERGIRGLMEHDSEKRKKVKEMSEKSRTALMDGRSSYFCLDDLIKEVIDNLA; this is encoded by the coding sequence ATGAAGAAAGTTCAGCTTGTGTTCATCCCCTGGCCCGACATTGGCCACCTTGTCTCAGAGGTGGAGGCAGCAAAGCTTCTTCTAACCCACCATCAAGAGCTCTCCATCACAGTACTTATCCTCAACCATTCTTCTGTCAACCCCAAAGTTCATAACTACATCGAATCGCAGCAAGCTTCCTTGTCTACCATATCCAATCGTCTCCGAATCATTGATCTACCCAAAGGCGAGACTGACTTTTCTTTCGTTGAGAGACAGAAACCCCATGTCAAAGAAGCTGTGTTGAAGATTACTCACTCTGAGTCAAACATCGAATCGCCCCAGTTGGCGGGTTTTGTTATCGATATGTTATGCACGCCCATAATAGACGTGGCCAATGAATTTGGTGTTCCATCTTACATTTTCTTTCCTTCAAGTGCAGCTTCTCTTGGTTTATTGCATTATGTTCAGAAGATTCATGATGAAGAGAAATTTGACCCGAACGAGTTTAAAGACTCAGATGCGACGTTACCGGTGCCGAGTTTGGTAAACCCATTTCCTGCTAAGGTTATGCCTTTTGCGATATTAAGCAGAGAGTTTCCTTTTCTACTTAACAATGCGAGGAGGTTCAGAGAAACAAAGGGTATTATGGTAAATACATTTTTGGAGCTCGAATCCCATGCGATCGAGTCTTTCAAAATGCTTCCCGTTTACCCTGTGGGACCTATTTTGCATTTGGGGTCGGATGGAACGAACGCTCACCAAGAAATCATGCAGTGGCTAGATGATCAGCCTCCATCATCAGTAGTATTCTTGTGCTTCGGGAGGATGGGAAGTTTTGATGAGGATCAAGTGAAAGAGATTGCATGTGCGTTAGAGCATAGTGGTCATCGATTCTTGTGGTCCTTACGGCGGTCACCATGTCCAGGTATCTTAGCATCTACTTGTGACTATGAGGATCCACAAGAAGTCTTGCCCGAAGGATTCTTGGATCGAATGGCTGGAGTTGGAAAGGTAACGGGATGGTCTCCACAAGCGGCTGTCTTGGCCCATCCAGCTATAGGAGGATTTGTTTCACATTGCGGATGGAATTCTGTGCTTGAAAGCATATGGTTTGGTGTCCCAATTGCTGCGTGGCCAATGTATGGAGAGCAACAATTTAATGCCTTTGAAATggtaatggagttgggattggcaGTGGAAATTAAAATGGATTATAGGAATGACAGTGGAATAATTGTGAATTGTGATGAAATAGAGAGAGGAATAAGGGGTTTAATGGAGCATGATAGTgagaaaaggaagaaagtgaaggagaTGAGTGAGAAGAGTAGAACGGCCTTAATGGATGGTAGATCTTCATATTTTTGTTTAGATGATCTCATAAAAGAAGTGATAGATAATTTagcataa